The Limanda limanda chromosome 21, fLimLim1.1, whole genome shotgun sequence genome contains the following window.
CAATGACAGGAATCCAGCTTAATGCTTGAAAATGGGACAAACTTTCTACGATAGATGTGGACGTGTAAAACTATGTGTGAGGATTTTAGGattttttctttgtcaaatCTGACAGTAGACTGAGTTTTAAAGAattgaataattattattcTACTTTTTATGAAGAGCTGTGTATTTCCCCCTTATTTCAATAggcaaaacaattaaaaaatgtaatgttaacAGTCACAAACGATTCAATGACCTAAAACTCGTAAATCAATTAAGTATTTGATTGTCTCAGTGTCTTTGTTTCCAGAACCTGAGCGTAACGCATCTAAAAtccttgtttttgtctcttccTTTTCCAGAGTTTACTGAAACATTACCACCCCGACAGAGTGGCATCGCCCTGCTGCGCCCCGACCAAAATGAGCCCGCTGAGCATGCTGTACTACGAGAACCGAGAGATGCTCCTTCGACACCACGAGGACATGATCGTGGACGAGTGCGGCTGCCAGTGACGGCTGCGTCCACCACCTCAAGGCATGAGCTGTGTTGCCGAGCAGCATAACAGCAAAAATGTCTGAGAAACAATAGGAAACACTTAACCAAACGGGGGTAAAGCTCTTTGACATTTGTCACTGTACACGGCGAGATTGTAGCTGATCTATCGTTTGTAAAGAGGCGTGACTTTATTATGTGATGTGGGCTCTGGTTTGTGGGGAGAATATGTGCTGAAACATAAATTCAACAATACAAGGTCAAAGGTTATTCTCCTTAACTTATCAATTTGGTCAATGTAAACATGAAATGGCAACGTTAATGAATATTCCAGCACTGTTTTATTGTAAACTACCATGTGTGTAACTGTAAATTAATGTATATctattgtaaatatatttttaaaatgtgtatttatgtacattttgcacatgtattttacatttcttttggGGCATGTGAGTCTAGTAAAGTTATATATTAGTAGACCTGTTTCTCATTCATCTTAACCAGTACGAGTGAGCAATATCAAATCTTTTTTTGGACCAATCAAAAAGTATCAAACACTGTCTTGTTTTGAAAGAGCATTGACTTCCACTCACTCTTTGATCACACGTTTCCTGATTTCAATCATCTTATTCAGTTATTCCTGGTTGTGTTTTGACCACATTTAAAAtttgttaaagcaacactgtgtaacttttactgggcaacagcgccctctacaGCTAATAGAGGAAAAGAGTAAATCTCTTGACTGCAGCTCTGCCTGCATCGTCCCACTCACTGAACCCAAACACAACCGAACAGTGGATATTCCTCATGATCCCCGGCTAGATGAAACAGAAGAGCTGCCACTGTGTAACAAATGCGCAgaactctgtttagaattcttcatttttttaaagtttcctcgctgaatattggagataaacactGTTCTTAAAGGCCTctgagtctttttaactgatggACAGTTTGGCATTGCCTTCAACTAGCTTGGCCTGATTATTACAATTTACACTGCGAGTATCAGTCAGTTACACACTTCTCACTGGAGATAGAACCATTTCACTAAAGTTACATAAAGCAAGAACAAATGTTTAAGGTGAGAAGTGGGAAGGAAAATCTGCACCACTCTCCCTTATCCAAGTTtaaaaagttgcatagtgtCTAAAGCAAGGTTTGGAAAATAGAAGGTTCTGCTGTGATATCCAGTCTGAGCTGTGAAACAACATACTGTCCTTGGAACCTTGCTGGCCCATTTACCTGCACTACTGTGTGCAATGCAAAGGACACATAAAAAAGGTGGACTTTTCTAGTTTCACACTTTTTAAAGCATTTGAGTCATTGCCAGATATCCAGCAAATACTGTGAAGTGGCTGCTTGTTGTGACAATGCTAAACTATTCCTCTGAGGCCACAGGGCTCATTGTGGTAAAAAATCCTTTGAAAATACACTGACTCACCAGGAATTTGCCAGAGTCATGACCATGGCAGTGGTCGAACTGGGAGTAGTGGACCAGGACTCAAAGGTAAGACAACAACGTCAGCCTCGTAATatcaataatatttaaaaaatttcaaaaatatattggAGCTGCAATGATTAGTGAATCAACAGGAAAATTAAAccagaaattattttgttaatTGACTGAACGTTTGTATTGTAAGTAAATTGATTATAGGGCTGGAAGTCTGTCAATTGACTAGTTAGTTGATGTAAAAACTATTTAGATAACTAaatctttgttatttttcaagcaaatataatgaaaaatgtCATTCATCCTCTTATTTGAGCCTCTCAGATATGATGACCTCAGATATGATGACCTAAACTCTTTAATCATATCATCATAAACTGAATATAGCCTAACTGGATTTTGGACTGTGTCACACAAAACAAGGCATTTAAACGCATAAATGTTGTCATTCAAAAACTTATAaaacttattttaatatttaagttatttaataatgataaactAATGATGTGCAAACAAGGGGGGTAATTGCAGCCTACATGGATCATAAAACAATAGTTTCAGCCCTAAAATGTATTTGAGAAGTTGCTCATAAAGAtatttatttcatgtgtttAAAAGTCAGAATATTCCCATTTTAATAAGCAGAAGTCAGATATGAAAATAACAACATGTAAATACTCATAACTATAATATTAAATGTGTTAACCTGCAGCTTTATTAAATGATTATTGGCTCAGGTCAGTCCACCTCGATGTAAAGACCTTTGCTCCATCACTGACACTCGCCCTGTTTCCTGCTAGCAGCCTCAAGCTAACTCATGCTAACCCACGTAGCAAAGCGGCTGCAGCTCTCACACAGTCACTCCACCATGACGGAGTGGGGGGGTCTCCTTCCTCGGGGATGTCTTGGCTCTTTCAGCTGAACTGTCACATCCGAGGGCTAAAAATACACAGTCACCGAGTGTGAGCTGCTGtgtggctaacgctagctgACGTTAGCTAGCcgcagctaacgttagcaggCAGCTGTtgtagcagcagctgctggtccGGGTGAGTTACTTCGTGTTCGAGGGTTTTCTTAATGAAACACGAATGAGATAATGGCTCATCGGGCTCGGTTTGTTTCAGTCTGACAGTGGAAGAGTAAACCTAAAGCTTAGATTGTGTTAACTCTGTACTTTACGAGTCATATCATGTGGCTCTTCAGTAGCTaacgtgtgtgtcagtgtgctcAGTTAGCTTACTTGTGATGTTATGTCCATGTTTGGGctgtaatacattttaataacgACTGGAGTGAAACACAAGGCTCACGATAGCGTTTCCGGGTTTGAACTTTTAAGGAagttagattttattttgttaagtttGTCTTAGAGCTTCCCCGACTGAGTGGTCGATTAGTGGATCTCCAGGGAAATAACATTGGCAACTGATTTCATAATCGATTAATCgtccaaataaataaaccaaatagtCCCAAACTCTATCTGAGTAAACATTGGAACATCTGACATGTAATAGTCAAAATGATCAATCGATCAGTCTATTGGTAGTGGACCTTATGATCTATGGTTGCAGCCCATAAACCATAAAAACATCACAATTTGTGCCTTTCCTCAAAATGAGTATATCTTATTATGTATACTTTTAATACTTGACTGCATGAGTGTGTATTATTTGCTGGCTTTTATGCTGAAATTCTTACTATTTAATGAATTGGTATTTTCTGAATGTAATTTATTAAAGTGTATGTAAAGTATTCATATTAACTGCCAGTAAGGAAATTGGTTTACAGTGTGTACTCACCTCATTGTCGAATGCcaatacttttttttcattctgtcatTAATGATGTGCATAATAAAACCAAAGTCTAAGAACGCAAACATCCCTTACTATATTTTTTACTAAGTATAGCAGTGTGAAGTGGAATGCATATGTAATAACATAGTAATAATATAgtgttattgtgttatttatttttcattgacCATCTCACATCTCGATTGTTAGGAACCGCTGTGAAAATGGCTGAGGCAGTTGCAAACGTGGCCCGGAGGGTTAATGAAACCGTAGAGGAGGGGAAAGATAACTTGGGTAAGGTTCTCCTCACacatctttctcttcttttgtctctctcgctctctcgctctctctctctctacagttTCCCATCTTGTGAATGAATGAACAGCTCTGATTCACTTTTCTACTCTATGCTGTTTCAGATTTCACCAGCAGGTGGTGACAGagactttgattttttttttgtgatcaagtTTAATTGTAAAAATGTCTCTTAACCACACTATACTAAGGCTTCACAACCATATATTAACATTTACTCCTTCTCTGCAGATCTGTCCAAGTGCAAGCTCATCGCTTTCCCAGACGGTGTGTTCAAGGTCCTGAGGAATGTGGCCGATAACATCCACGTTGTCACATTGTCTGACAATGAGATGAAGTCTATTTCCAGCAAGTTGTTCTCAACCTTCACTCAGCTCAGAGGTAGTGGATAATAAATACACTGCAGCTATTTGACTCACAGAAGAAAAGATTGTGCATTTGTTCATCGTTCTTCTCCCCTGCTCTGTACCTCACATATGTTGGCAGGATGTTTTCATACTGTGACAGATAAAGACCCGTGACCCCTCGATTAACTGGTGTTTTGAACTGCCTTACAGAGCTGGACCTGCATGGAAACGTCCTCACCAAACTGCCTGACGCCGTCGGAGAAATGGTGCATTTGACCAGCATCGATCTGGCCAATAACCGCTTCTCCATCTTTCCTGATAAGCTCACTGAGATAGTCTCACTGGAGAGGATTAACCTGGAGGGCAACAGCATCActggtaataataatattctggAACATGTCGTATGTATAAGAGAAAGGTTTGTATATTCTAAGCGTTAatttattctgtatttatatatgtttttctaCAGAAATTCCTTTGGAGAAGTTGTACAACATGCCGTCACTAAAGTGGCTAAACATGAATTCAAACCCTCTGGACTCAAGCACCCGGTCGGCTCTGCAGTCTCCAcataaatttgacattttgtccaCAACCGAGTCCCTAAACGATTCTGTAAACCACGTTTAGACTGCATGCTTTGAGCCTAACTGCTTCAGTGGGATGCCTCCTTGTGCCTGAGAGAtgagaaaacattaaaacttGAAGACATCACAATGCTGtacaagaaagaagaaaactgaCGTGTGTAAGGATGgaatcttttttcttatttgagaTACTTGCaattatttattacttttgatAGTATGAAAAAAGTTTTCAATTAAAGCCTTTAAACAAGAAACTAAATAGTTGTCTTTGTTATTTCTTTACAACAAACGGTACACAATCCAAAAGAAAATGTACAAACTCATTGCTGCTATTGGTCTACAATACAAGTGGCTTCCCTGAGATTCAACAATTTAAGTTATTTTGATGATAAAGTCTAAAGAAATAGATTTGAAGCTTAGCGAATGATGCAAGGACTCATATGAGTCTTCAATAATTTCAAAAGCATGAAATAATGCCCTGTGATTTCAATGAATTAAAATGGATTTACTGTGGTGACCTGcatcaaaatgttcacttctGCTGTGACCTGCTCACCTTAGAGACATGTTTAAGTTGCTCTTAAATCCTCCATCTGTGGTGCAGGCTGCAGATGACACAGACCGGTCCGTAGGTGAGTGATTAGAAGTATTTTTAGTTTGCAGACGTTCTTTAAATAGCAGCACTGCAGAGTCGGGACCACTGAAGCTGATGTTTGGGGATGATACACAAGAAGAGGCTGGTGTCCATTGTGATCATGAGATATCAGAAATTCACTGGGAGGCACTTCTCTAATCACgctaaatatttataatttatttattcttgtaataaACTGCATATTTACAGAGCATAACTTTTGATGTGTTAATGAatataatagaatagaatagtcAGTCCTATTACAAGCACTACTACAGGTTGATGCATACAATTTAAAAGAATAGATTTGGTACAGAATAGGCCATTGCACACAATATATCAGAGTtagaacaataaagatagaaaaaacaatataattatAAGTATTTGTCAAATGTGAAATAGTGAAGAAAGACAGTTGCTTTTATTTCTGGACTAAATCTGTAAAATATCTGGTAAATTAgtgtctgtatttgttttactAGATTAACATTGTATGAATGTATTGCAGTTGGTACAGTCCAATGTCTTCTTTtgatataataaataatgtggtggaaaatacaacaaaaacagcagctcaaaataaaaggcaaataaacagatttatttcaGTGTTATTCAACAGGTATCATAAAATGCCAATATTGAGCAACAAAAAATTCAGAATGTCTAAATGTATCTCATAAGTGTGTTATCAAATAGTTACAGTGACACTGTGGAGGCAAGAAGTCACGACACGGCCACAGCAGCTAATCCTGCTTTGTTAATCGGTTTACAGCTAACGCCAGTCAGCTCCATCTGTTTTGGTCTTAAAAGGAACTCTCCAGGGTCTCAGCTCCACTTCaggggaaaaggaggaaaacaatCACTTTGCAGGCGCAGACTGTAGAAACCTTGATTAGTGGTACTCTGAGAAACTCTTAGCTACAGACGCCAATATCTGATGTGAGGAGAATCCAGTGAGTGTAAAGAGAGCAGCCTTCACACTCCTCATCCAGAAGCTCTCTAACGTTTGAGTCACTGCGCATGTCTGCCCCTCTGGCTCAGTGTCTGCCTGTCACTCAGCTGCTTAGTCTTCTGAAACAGTCCTCGACCAACACAGCGAGAGTTTGAAACCAACAACAGAGATGAGCTTCAGCATCGAGGAGAGGGGCCGGCCCAACACCCAGGACCACCGGGTGTTCTTCAGTAAGCAAGCCACTAACTATTTattaggagaaaaaaaatccctttccACATAGTGTTATAGTTGCTTGAATAACATTGGGAAAAGAAAATTGTTGAATAACTCAAAATATACATCAATTGGATTCTTTCAATTGTGTGGAACTAAAGCTTGTTCACTTTAAATTGAACAAACATTAGGTTTAACATTTCTGTGACAAGAAATTATGGAGCTTTATAAAGGGATTACACAGTT
Protein-coding sequences here:
- the lrrc20 gene encoding leucine-rich repeat-containing protein 20 gives rise to the protein MAEAVANVARRVNETVEEGKDNLDLSKCKLIAFPDGVFKVLRNVADNIHVVTLSDNEMKSISSKLFSTFTQLRELDLHGNVLTKLPDAVGEMVHLTSIDLANNRFSIFPDKLTEIVSLERINLEGNSITEIPLEKLYNMPSLKWLNMNSNPLDSSTRSALQSPHKFDILSTTESLNDSVNHV